In one Neobacillus sp. CF12 genomic region, the following are encoded:
- a CDS encoding nucleoside phosphorylase: MNGSEKTLTKQLPNLKVTSDKLPERVLVCGDPGRAKLIADLMDNPIQIAQNREYHTYSGSWNGKQVAVVSHGVGAPGAAVCFEELIMGGVQSIIRVGTAGSYQKEVKPGSLVVSTAAVSCDGLTKQIVPPGFPAVADRKIVEALVDAAVLTGGDIPVKEGITLTLDAFYSGVLEFPHQLYKKAGVLAVDMENSALFVIAALKGVQAGAILAIDGYADAELREEYNPHNDLVADAVEAEMKIALDAITAL; the protein is encoded by the coding sequence ATGAATGGGAGCGAAAAGACTTTGACTAAACAATTGCCAAATCTAAAAGTAACATCAGATAAACTGCCGGAACGTGTACTTGTATGCGGGGATCCAGGTCGTGCAAAACTGATTGCCGATTTAATGGATAATCCTATTCAAATCGCTCAAAATCGCGAGTACCACACATACAGCGGAAGTTGGAATGGGAAGCAGGTAGCGGTAGTCAGCCATGGTGTTGGCGCACCTGGGGCAGCGGTATGTTTTGAAGAACTGATCATGGGAGGCGTACAGTCGATCATTCGAGTAGGAACGGCAGGTTCTTATCAAAAAGAAGTTAAACCTGGAAGTCTTGTGGTCAGCACTGCTGCTGTGAGTTGTGATGGTTTAACGAAACAAATTGTCCCTCCTGGATTCCCTGCGGTTGCAGACCGTAAAATCGTCGAGGCATTAGTAGACGCGGCCGTTTTAACTGGGGGAGACATTCCTGTAAAAGAGGGGATTACTCTTACACTCGATGCCTTCTATTCTGGGGTTCTCGAATTTCCACATCAGCTTTATAAAAAAGCTGGAGTTCTAGCAGTAGACATGGAAAACTCGGCTTTATTCGTTATTGCTGCGTTAAAAGGAGTACAAGCTGGGGCGATTCTAGCCATTGACGGCTATGCGGATGCAGAGCTGCGAGAGGAATACAATCCACACAACGACTTGGTCGCCGATGCGGTGGAAGCAGAAATGAAAATAGCCCTGGACGCCATTACAGCGTTATAA
- a CDS encoding sulfite oxidase-like oxidoreductase → MNKADRIKRTRVPAVDPKLADRLPPGQALTERFPILHEGEVPVYDMEKWDLKVFGEGVKEVVLTYEQIKQMPQTTIKVDIHCVTRWSRFDNHFTGVKFSDFLKEIGVTPKSKYVMLHADHDYTANIALDDLLKEDVLLAHSFEGEPLTAKHGWPLRLVVPHLYFWKSVKWIRGFEVIDENQPGFWEQNGFHLNADPFKEERFSGEDLPIPEDEWERKDFD, encoded by the coding sequence ATGAATAAAGCAGATAGAATTAAGCGGACCAGAGTTCCGGCAGTTGATCCAAAACTTGCCGATCGTCTTCCACCTGGTCAGGCATTAACAGAACGTTTCCCGATTCTCCATGAAGGAGAGGTACCCGTGTATGATATGGAGAAATGGGATTTAAAGGTGTTCGGTGAAGGGGTCAAAGAAGTCGTTCTCACGTATGAACAAATCAAACAAATGCCACAGACGACCATCAAGGTGGACATCCATTGTGTAACACGCTGGTCTCGCTTTGACAATCATTTTACCGGTGTCAAATTCAGTGATTTCCTTAAAGAAATTGGCGTGACGCCTAAAAGTAAGTATGTGATGCTTCATGCTGATCATGATTATACAGCCAATATTGCTTTGGATGATCTACTTAAAGAGGATGTTCTGCTAGCACATTCGTTTGAAGGAGAACCGCTAACAGCAAAGCATGGCTGGCCGCTAAGGCTGGTTGTACCGCATCTATATTTTTGGAAAAGTGTAAAATGGATTCGTGGTTTTGAGGTTATTGACGAAAACCAGCCAGGATTCTGGGAGCAAAACGGATTTCATCTTAATGCGGATCCGTTTAAAGAAGAAAGATTCTCAGGAGAAGACCTGCCAATACCAGAGGATGAATGGGAGCGAAAAGACTTTGACTAA